The Deinococcus aestuarii genomic sequence ATGCTGAGGGCTTTGCAGCAGAACGTGCTGGAGGGCCGCAGCGCCGAGGATCAACTGTTCGAAATCCTGCTCCGGGCGGGCCTGCCGCTGTCCAGCCGTTACGAGGTGGTGCAGGTGAACGGGCAGGACGTGTACAGCGTGCAAAGCGGCAAGCTGCTGATCTGCCTAGCGCGGCCCATCCACGAGGGCACCCTACGTGCCATGCTCACCCACTCGCCCAGGCCAGAGCAGGTGGTGTGCCTGGACGTGGCCTTCGAGTCCGAAAATCCCGATGCCGTCAAGATGAACATCGTCTCCGAGATGCGCGACCACGGCATTCAGTTCAGAACGGTGTAAAGCGTGACCGTCAAAATCAAGTTCGACCCTAACCAGGATTATCAACTGGACGCCGTGCAGAGCGTCGTGGACGTATTCGCGGGGCAGTTGGCGGGGCTGTCGGGCCAGGGTGCATCCCTCACGGACGACGCGCTGTTCGAGCTGCCCAGTGTGCAGAACGTGGTTACGCTGACCGCAGAAGACCTGCTTGCCAACATTCAGGCCGTGCAGGAGCGGAACGGTCTTCCTCAGAGTGAGGCCCTGACAGAGACCACCGCCGAGGGCGAGCCGTCCGTCACGCTCAACCTGAACGTGGAAATGGAGACGGGGACGGGCAAAACCTACGTCTACCTGCGGACCATCTATGAGCTGAACAAGCAGTACGGCCTGACCAAATTCGTGATTGCCGTGCCGTCCATTGCCATCCGTGAGGGTGTGCTCTCCAGCCTGCGCCTGACCGAAGACCACTTCAAGCTGCTGTATGGGGCCGTGCCTGTGGATTCCTGGATTTACGACTCCCGGCAAGTGTCCAGGCTCCGGCAGTTCGCCAGCAGCCGTGACATTCAAATTCTAATTATCAACGTGTCGGCCTTCGACAAGGACAGCAACCTGCTGTACCGACAGGACGACAATTTGAACGGTCTCGCGCCCATCGACTTCATTCAGTCGGCGCGTCCGGTGGTCATCGTGGACGAGCCGCAGAACTTCGAGGGCGAGCAGGCCCGGCGCGGTCTGGCCCGCCTGCGCCCGTCGGCGCTGATCCGCTACTCCGCGACCCACCGGACGGCCTTCAACACTGTGTACAAGCTGGGGCCAGTGCAGGCCTACGACCTGCGGCTGGTCAAACAGATTGAGGTGCTATCGGTGCTGGACGCCGAGGACTTCAACAAGCCTTACATCAAGCTGGTGTCGGTTACGCCCGGCAAATCCACCGTCAAGGCGAAGGTCGAGATCGACACCTGGGCGAACCTGAAAGGAAGCCCCGCCATCAAGCGCAAGACGGTTCCCATTGGTAAGGACAGCGACCTGTTTGCGCTGTCCGGCGGGCGTGAGGTGTACCGGGATTTCACGGTGACGGACATTTCCGTGGACGACGGTATTGAATTTGGCAACGGTCAGTTTCTGGTGCCGGGCCAGACCGTCGGCGTGGACCCGGACGACCTGATGCGGGCGCAGGTGTTCGAGACGGTGCGCGAGCACCTGCGCCGCGAGTTGCGCCTGTCGCGGCTACCCGCCGGGGAGCGCCTGAAGGTGCTGTCCCTATTCTTTATCGACCGTGTGGCGAACTACCGGGGTGAGGACGCCAAGATCAGGCGGTTTTTCGAGCAGGCTTACACCGAGCTGAGCCAAGAGGACCGATTTAAGGCGCTCAAGTTACCGCCCCTCAATCAGGTTCACGCCGCGTACTTCGCGGAGGACCGCAGCGGCAATGCCAGGGACACGCGCGGCGACTCGCAGGCGGACGCGGACGCCTACGAAAAGATCATGCGGGACAAGGAAAAGTTGCTGTCCCTGGACGAACCTCTGCGGTTTATCTTCTCACACTCTGCCCTCCGCGAGGGGTGGGACAACCCCAACGTGTTTCAGATTTGCACCCTGAACGAGAGTCGCTCTGACGTGAAAAAGCGCCAGGAGATCGGGCGCGGCCTGCGGCTGCCGGTGCGCGAGAACGGTGAGCGTTCCACCGACGAGCAGGTGAACCGCCTGCTGATCGTCGCCAATGAGTCGTACAAGGACTTTGCCGGGGCCTTACAGCAAGAGATTGAGACCGACACGGGCGAGAAGGCGACCAAAGAGATCACCAAGAACGCCCGCGAGCGGCGCACCATCAAGTTCAAGAAAGAAGTGCTGCTGGACGAGAACTTTCAGGTGCTGTGGGAACGTATCAGGCCCAAGACGCGCTATAAGGTCAACTTCAACACCCCCAAGTTCGTCGAGGAGGCCGCTGAGCAGATTCGCAAACTGCCTGCTATTCATGCTCCTGCCTACAGCGTGCAGCGGGGCCGCATCGATACATTCAGGGATGGCGGTTCAGTCACCTTGACGGGTAGTGGTGAGGCGTCCATACAGGGCTACACGCCATTCATGCCGGATGTTCTGGGCCACCTTCAACGCGAAACGGAGTTGACCCGTTCGACGCTGGTGAGCGTTCTGGAAAAGAGCGGGCGCATGGATAGCTTCAAGCTCAACCCACAGAATTTCTTGGATATGGCCCTGCACAGTATCAAGTACGTCCTGCAAGGGGCGATGGTAGACGGGATCAAATACGAGCGCATCGGCGAGAACTACGACATGACGCAGTTCGAGAGCAGTGAGCTGGAAACTTACCTCGGCAAGACGCTGGACGTTCAGCACGGCATTTACGATGCCGTGGCCTACGATTCCGAGGTCGAGCGGCAGTTCGCGCAGGCCCTGGACGGGCGTGAGGACGTGAAGCTGTTCGTGAAACTGCCCAAGTGGTTCATCGTCCCCACGCCGCTGGGCAACTACGAGCCGGACTGGGCGGTGGTTATCGAGGACGCTGGGCAGGAGAAGCTGTACTTTGTCTGCGAAACCAAAAGCACCAAGGACTCGACCAAGCTCCGCAACTCGGAGAATCTGAAAATTGCGTGCGGGACCGAACACTTCCGTGAGTTGGGTGTGCCGTTCGTACTCGAAACTTCTGGCGAGGCGTTGACGGCTGATCAGGTGCGGCGTGCCTCCCGGCCTCCAGCCTAGGAGGTGAAGCGTCACACCTGATTTCTACCTGTCCTATCATCCCTTTTTCTTCCTCATCCGCAAGGTAGACTTCCCGGGTGATAGGCAAAACGTATACGACCATGCTCGGCGGACGGGAACTGAGCATCGAGACGGGCCGGCTGGCAAAGCTCGTCAGCGGCAGCGTCTCCCTGCGCTACGGCGACACCATGCTCCTGGTGACCGCCCAGGCACGGGACGACAAGAGCAATCTCGACTTTCTGCCCCTGACCGTCGAGTTCGAGGAACGGCACTACTCGGTGGGCAAGATTCCCGGCTCCTTCCACCGCCGGGAAGGCCGTCCCGGTGAGCGGGCGATCCTGTCGGCGCGTATCACCGACCGCCAGATTCGGCCCCTCTTCCCCAAGGGCTACCGCCATGAGACCCAGGTCATCATCACGGTGATCAGCGCCGACCAGCAGAACCTTCCCGACGTGCTGGGCCCTATCGGCGCCTCGGCGGCCCTCAGCATCAGCGACATTCCGTGGCAGGGGCCGACGGCCTGCGTCCGGGTGGGGCAGGTGGACGGCGAGTACGTCCTCAACCCGACCAGCGACCAGCTCACCCGCTCCACCCTCGACCTCGTGGTGGCGGGCACGAAGGAAGCCGTGATCATGGTCGAGGCGGGCGCGCAGGAGGTGGACGAGGAAACCCTGGTGGGCGCCATCGAGTTCGCGCACGCGGGGATGCAGGGCGTTCTCGACCTGATCGAGACCATGCGCGCCGAGCTGGGCCGCGAGAAGTTCAACTTCCTCGCCGACGGTGACCTCAGCCCCGACCTCGTGCCCGAACTCGCCGAGGCGGCGCGGGCGGAGGGCCTGCGGGACGCCCTGCTGACCACCAAGAAGAAGGACCGCAGCGCGAACCTCAAGGCGTTGCGCAACCGCCTGATCGAGGCCCGCGTGCCCGACTCCGGGGCCGAGGGGGCGAGTGAGCAGGTGCAGGCCCTCAAGGACGCCTTCGCCAAGGTGGAGAAGCAGGAACTGCGGCGCCTGATTATCGAGGAGGACCTGCGCGCCGACGGGCGCAACACGCGCACGGTGCGGCCCATCTGGATCGAGGTCCGTCCCCTGCCCCGCGCGCACGGCAGCGCGATCTTCACGCGCGGGGAGACGCAGGTGCTGGGCGTCGCCACCCTGGGCACCGAGCGCGACGAACTTCTGGTAGACGACCTGACCGCAGAGGAGAACGACCGCTTCCTGCTGCACTACAACTTCCCGCCGTACTCCACGGGTGAGGTCAAGCGCATGGGCGGCCAGTCCCGCCGCGAGGTGGGCCACGGCAACCTCGCCAAGCGCGCGATCCGGGCGGTCCTCCCCGCCTTCGACGACTTTCCCTACGTGATCCGCGTGGTAGGCGAGGTGCTGGAATCCAACGGGTCGTCGAGCATGGCGACGGTGTGTGCCGGGACGCTCGCGCTGATGGATGCGGGCGTGCCGCTGAGGGCGCCGGTCGCGGGCGTGGCGATGGGCCTGGTGATGGAGGGAGAACGCTACAAGATTCTCACCGACATCCTGGGGCTGGAGGACGCGCTGGGTGACATGGACTTCAAGGTCTGCGGGACGGCTCAGGGGGTCACGGCCCTGCAAATGGACATCAAGGTGGGCGGCATCACCCCTGCCGTGATGCGCGAGGCGCTCACGCAGGCCCGCGAGGCGCGGCTGCACATCCTGGGCAAGATGGCCGAGGTGCTGCCCGCGCCCAGGCCCGAACTCTCGCCCACCGCGCCGCGCATCCTGACCCTCAAGATCAACCCCGAGCTGATCGGCAAGGTGATCGGCCCCGGCGGCAAGCAGATTCGCGAGCTGGAGGCGATGGGCGCGCAGATCACGGTGGAGGAGGACGGCACGGTGCGCATCTTCAGCGCCGACGGCCAGGCCGCCGAGAACGTCCGCGCCCGCATCGAGGGCCTGACGAAGACCGCCCGCGTCGGCGAGGAGTACGAGGGCACGGTGGTCAAGACCGCCCCCTTCGGCGCCTTCGTCAACCTCTTCCCCGGTCAGGACGGGATGCTCCACATCTCGCAGATGAGCGAGCAGCGGGTGAACGCCGTCGAGGACGTGCTGAACGTGGGCGACAAGCTCCGCGTCAAGATCGCCAACATCGACGACCGCGGCAAGATCGACCTGATCCGCCCCGAGCTGGAGGGCAAGATCGCCCCGCGCGAACCCCGCCCGGCCCGTGCCGGGGGAGGCGACCGGGGACCACGCCCGCCGCGCCGGGATTGAACAGAGCGCAAGAGGAGTCGCCTATACAGGGGGCGGCTCTTCTGTTTTGTTAAGGCGCGCGGCGTGTCAAGGCACCGGGCCGCTACTTGTTCACTCAGTCGGCGGTGTGCCGGAACCGACCGAGGCCAACCGCATCAAACTCGTCCTGCCCGGCGGAACGAGGCACGCCCAAGAGCCGAAGCGCGTGGTTGATGGTGCCCGCCCCGTCCGAACACTCCGGGCCCATGACCTGCCGACCTTCCCGCCAGACGGCGGCCACTTGAGTCCGCGAACCGCCAAAGTAGTCGGCCTCCACGTACGCCACAACTCCAGACCGGGAAGCCTCTGCCAAGAACGTCTCCATTGATGCACTGAGCTTCCAGAAGGGGCCGGAGGTGCCCGGGTCGGCTTGCCCGAAGTGTTCGTCCAGAACTTCGTCTGTGATGGGAATGAGCGTGACGGCGTGCGGTAAAGAAATCGTCGGCAATCCGTGTTCGAAGCTGGCGGCCTGCGCGTCCAGCAAAACCGCCTCAAGCGTGTAGGCCATGTGGCCATGTGGCTTCCTTCCCTAATCCTCCCGCCCCGTGAACACCGCCAGCGCCGCCGCCGCGAGCGCCCCCACCGCGCCCACGGTGAGCGGCCCGTCCTGCCCGGCCAGAAAGGCCTCGATGGCGAGGACGAGGCCGAGTACGCTCACGCCCAGGGTGAGAAGAAGCACGATCCAGAGCGGCACGGGGGACTCCCCCCGACCCGAGAGGCGGGTGCCCCAGCCGAACCCCGCGAGGATCAGCAGCGCCGCGCCCAGCCAGCCGGTCATGCGTGCAGGATAGCCTGGGCTAGAATCCTGCCCATGAGGCCCGCCTACCTGACCGCCGCCCGCAGCCTGCAACTCGGGCGCGAGTGGGCGGTGGAGGGCGACCAGGACCGGGCCACCGACGCCTACGAGGAGGCGCTGGGCATCCTGCGTGCCCTGCCGCCCGAGCGCACGCGGGACGTGCTGCTCGCGCACACCCACCTCGCCTACTACCAGACGCTCGCGCTCTCGGGGGCCGCCGAGGGGCAGGAACACCTCCACCTCGGCGTGAGCTACGCCCGCTCCACCCGCGACCCCCTGGCCCGCGCCATCGCCGAGGAGTGCCTGAGCGGGCTCGACGTGGTGATCTAGGCGGGGACCCACGAGCACACGCCGCCCAGGTGGTCCCGGGGCGGCGTGTATCTGGGGAGGAGGCCCGCCCTACTGGGCGCCAGGAAGCTGAAGCTGGGCCACCGTGCGATTCTGGGCCTTGTCGTGCGTGCACTGCATCCCGAGCTGGCCGAGCACGGCCCTCTGGCCCTCGATACTGATGTTGGCGGGGGCGCTCAAGGTCCAGCCACCCTGCGCGGCAGCCTGGGTGTTGGCGACGATCTCGCTGGGCTCGGCGCCGATGTCGGCGTGCAGGTTCTGGTTGGGGCGCAGTTGGCCGGTCTGCTGGAGGACGCCCCGCAGGGTCTCCAGCTCCTGGGACTCCGCCAACTGTTCCCGGCACTCCTCGATGAATTTGAACTTGCTGATGCCGTTGGCCTCGGCGTCACTGTCATAGGGGTTGGTCCGGATGGTCAGGGCCGTCACGAAGCCCAGCAGCAGCACGCTCAGGACGATGGAAACCCACAGCAGGGTGCGCCCGAGCCCGCCGTGGCGTCTGGAGGAGGTCAGCTCGCTCATGTC encodes the following:
- a CDS encoding DEAD/DEAH box helicase family protein gives rise to the protein MTVKIKFDPNQDYQLDAVQSVVDVFAGQLAGLSGQGASLTDDALFELPSVQNVVTLTAEDLLANIQAVQERNGLPQSEALTETTAEGEPSVTLNLNVEMETGTGKTYVYLRTIYELNKQYGLTKFVIAVPSIAIREGVLSSLRLTEDHFKLLYGAVPVDSWIYDSRQVSRLRQFASSRDIQILIINVSAFDKDSNLLYRQDDNLNGLAPIDFIQSARPVVIVDEPQNFEGEQARRGLARLRPSALIRYSATHRTAFNTVYKLGPVQAYDLRLVKQIEVLSVLDAEDFNKPYIKLVSVTPGKSTVKAKVEIDTWANLKGSPAIKRKTVPIGKDSDLFALSGGREVYRDFTVTDISVDDGIEFGNGQFLVPGQTVGVDPDDLMRAQVFETVREHLRRELRLSRLPAGERLKVLSLFFIDRVANYRGEDAKIRRFFEQAYTELSQEDRFKALKLPPLNQVHAAYFAEDRSGNARDTRGDSQADADAYEKIMRDKEKLLSLDEPLRFIFSHSALREGWDNPNVFQICTLNESRSDVKKRQEIGRGLRLPVRENGERSTDEQVNRLLIVANESYKDFAGALQQEIETDTGEKATKEITKNARERRTIKFKKEVLLDENFQVLWERIRPKTRYKVNFNTPKFVEEAAEQIRKLPAIHAPAYSVQRGRIDTFRDGGSVTLTGSGEASIQGYTPFMPDVLGHLQRETELTRSTLVSVLEKSGRMDSFKLNPQNFLDMALHSIKYVLQGAMVDGIKYERIGENYDMTQFESSELETYLGKTLDVQHGIYDAVAYDSEVERQFAQALDGREDVKLFVKLPKWFIVPTPLGNYEPDWAVVIEDAGQEKLYFVCETKSTKDSTKLRNSENLKIACGTEHFRELGVPFVLETSGEALTADQVRRASRPPA
- the pnp gene encoding polyribonucleotide nucleotidyltransferase, which gives rise to MIGKTYTTMLGGRELSIETGRLAKLVSGSVSLRYGDTMLLVTAQARDDKSNLDFLPLTVEFEERHYSVGKIPGSFHRREGRPGERAILSARITDRQIRPLFPKGYRHETQVIITVISADQQNLPDVLGPIGASAALSISDIPWQGPTACVRVGQVDGEYVLNPTSDQLTRSTLDLVVAGTKEAVIMVEAGAQEVDEETLVGAIEFAHAGMQGVLDLIETMRAELGREKFNFLADGDLSPDLVPELAEAARAEGLRDALLTTKKKDRSANLKALRNRLIEARVPDSGAEGASEQVQALKDAFAKVEKQELRRLIIEEDLRADGRNTRTVRPIWIEVRPLPRAHGSAIFTRGETQVLGVATLGTERDELLVDDLTAEENDRFLLHYNFPPYSTGEVKRMGGQSRREVGHGNLAKRAIRAVLPAFDDFPYVIRVVGEVLESNGSSSMATVCAGTLALMDAGVPLRAPVAGVAMGLVMEGERYKILTDILGLEDALGDMDFKVCGTAQGVTALQMDIKVGGITPAVMREALTQAREARLHILGKMAEVLPAPRPELSPTAPRILTLKINPELIGKVIGPGGKQIRELEAMGAQITVEEDGTVRIFSADGQAAENVRARIEGLTKTARVGEEYEGTVVKTAPFGAFVNLFPGQDGMLHISQMSEQRVNAVEDVLNVGDKLRVKIANIDDRGKIDLIRPELEGKIAPREPRPARAGGGDRGPRPPRRD